One segment of Paenibacillus pabuli DNA contains the following:
- a CDS encoding GH36-type glycosyl hydrolase domain-containing protein, whose amino-acid sequence MTTMINEPIRLNAGELTFTFLNSGDLYQATSGTTMLNQLLSNQIDGSLNNLYLRVHEGENISSFPLLGARSNSKVITSKAQPGHQLIWEGSIALEGKEQGIGYQVVFTATSQGVWFWDVKLNGQHNGVDIVYGQDVGLADPGAVRSNEAYLSQYIDHTVFEDGAKGYVVCSRQNQPQGGAFPYMQQGSLTRAVGYSTDGFQFFGLSYKETNKPEGLSRKTLANETYQYEFAYTALQSELLNLDGEAEVVFYGLAKPDHPEGISALEYADEVSAAWDAVQKLEVQYGETLEQVKLSSSLGEPLVALDMTEEEIKELFPDRHQEERNEDSLLSFFTGSYEHIVLKAKELLVERPHGHILMSGGNVELGAQVITTTSYMYGIFNSQLVIGNTNFNKMISNARNALNVPKTAGQRIYVEMDGKYRLLTMPSLFEIGFNYVRWMYKTESDTLIVTNYTGAHTTEVRMNVRSASGTAYRYLVTNQITMNVNEYEYPLHMAQDGNTLIFKADPKAISAGTYPDLQYRLSVEGASMNAGDETLLTSGIRSGSASLVTLSLEESAEWTLKVQGVLEGQANETGSTLTFEEEVQAYREFFAGVMNGFRLSRGEGQSAEDLFKVNALAWWYTHNMLVHYSVPHGLEQYGGAAWGTRDVCQGPVEYFMATQKYEQVRDIIKMVYTHQYEDDGNWPQWFMFDKYFAIQQEESHGDIIVWPLKVLADYLTATRDYAILDEKVPYTVKHSFGFTEDTATVLDHAKKEIEYIRSHFLHDTFLSSYGDGDWDDTLQPANAQLKQFMVSSWTVALTYQSVNVLSQALKYKDASFAEELEALAQGIREDFNRYMLGTDVIPGFVYMEDADQAKLMLHPTDIETGIQYRLLPMTRSMIGELLTAEQAESHYALIREHFLCPDGVRLMNRPAQYAGGVSSHFKRAEQASNFGREIGLQYVHAHIRYVEAMAKLGKTDQVWNGLAMINPVGIGEVVPNAEIRQANAYFSSSDGKFNTRYEAQEHFDQLRKGTVPVKGGWRIYSSGPGIYMNQLISNALGIRQEGGDLVIDPVLPAELDGMQFEFEYAGEPVTFIYHLNEGSVNRVTVNGKDIRTEVTANRYRRGGVCISLDEFRQLRTSDRTIVDIYM is encoded by the coding sequence ATGACAACGATGATTAATGAACCGATTCGGCTGAATGCCGGGGAATTGACGTTTACCTTTTTGAACAGCGGGGACCTGTACCAGGCAACATCGGGTACAACCATGCTGAACCAGCTGCTAAGCAACCAGATCGATGGATCTCTGAACAATCTGTACCTGCGGGTACACGAGGGCGAGAACATTAGCTCTTTCCCGCTGCTGGGTGCACGTTCGAATAGTAAGGTGATTACAAGCAAGGCTCAGCCAGGCCATCAGCTGATCTGGGAAGGCAGCATCGCATTGGAAGGCAAGGAACAAGGCATTGGTTATCAGGTCGTGTTCACTGCAACATCGCAAGGCGTTTGGTTCTGGGATGTGAAACTGAACGGGCAGCATAACGGTGTCGATATCGTATACGGACAGGATGTTGGACTGGCTGATCCAGGTGCGGTACGCAGCAATGAGGCCTATCTGTCGCAGTATATTGACCATACTGTCTTTGAAGATGGAGCGAAGGGATATGTCGTATGCTCCCGTCAAAACCAGCCTCAGGGCGGCGCATTCCCTTATATGCAGCAAGGTTCTTTGACTAGAGCAGTCGGTTATTCTACAGACGGCTTCCAATTCTTCGGCCTCTCCTACAAGGAAACCAATAAGCCAGAAGGTCTGAGCCGTAAAACACTGGCCAATGAGACCTATCAATATGAGTTCGCCTATACGGCGCTGCAATCGGAGCTTTTGAACCTGGACGGGGAAGCTGAGGTTGTCTTCTATGGACTGGCGAAGCCCGATCATCCGGAGGGCATCTCCGCATTGGAATATGCAGATGAAGTGTCTGCGGCATGGGACGCTGTACAGAAACTCGAAGTTCAGTACGGTGAAACGCTCGAACAAGTGAAGTTGTCATCGAGCCTGGGCGAGCCGCTCGTGGCACTGGACATGACGGAAGAAGAGATCAAGGAGCTGTTCCCTGACCGTCATCAGGAAGAGCGCAACGAGGATTCGCTCCTGTCCTTCTTCACAGGCAGTTACGAACATATCGTGCTGAAAGCCAAGGAACTGCTGGTGGAGCGTCCTCACGGTCATATCCTGATGAGCGGTGGCAACGTGGAGCTTGGAGCACAGGTTATTACGACAACGTCTTATATGTACGGTATTTTCAACTCGCAGCTGGTTATCGGCAACACCAATTTTAACAAAATGATCAGTAACGCCCGCAATGCGCTGAACGTGCCGAAGACTGCCGGACAACGCATCTACGTGGAGATGGACGGCAAATATCGTCTGCTGACGATGCCGTCACTGTTCGAGATTGGCTTTAACTATGTACGCTGGATGTACAAAACCGAATCCGATACACTCATCGTGACGAATTATACAGGGGCACATACAACCGAAGTACGTATGAATGTTCGTTCTGCAAGCGGCACAGCCTATCGCTATCTGGTAACCAACCAGATCACAATGAATGTGAACGAATACGAATATCCGCTGCATATGGCGCAGGATGGCAATACATTGATTTTCAAGGCAGATCCAAAAGCAATCAGTGCCGGTACCTATCCTGACTTGCAATATCGCTTGTCTGTAGAGGGTGCTTCGATGAACGCAGGCGACGAAACGCTGCTCACAAGCGGTATCCGCAGTGGATCTGCTTCGCTGGTTACGCTCAGCCTGGAGGAGAGCGCAGAGTGGACACTTAAGGTTCAGGGCGTACTTGAAGGCCAAGCTAATGAAACCGGATCGACTCTTACATTTGAAGAGGAAGTACAGGCTTATCGCGAATTCTTCGCGGGTGTAATGAATGGCTTCCGTTTGTCCCGCGGGGAAGGTCAGAGTGCTGAGGATCTGTTCAAAGTGAATGCCTTGGCCTGGTGGTATACACACAACATGCTGGTTCACTATTCCGTGCCTCATGGTCTTGAGCAATACGGCGGCGCAGCATGGGGTACACGGGACGTATGTCAGGGTCCGGTTGAATACTTCATGGCGACTCAAAAATACGAGCAGGTACGCGACATCATCAAAATGGTCTACACGCACCAATACGAGGATGACGGCAACTGGCCGCAATGGTTCATGTTTGATAAATACTTTGCCATCCAGCAGGAAGAGAGTCACGGCGATATCATCGTCTGGCCGCTGAAAGTGCTGGCAGACTATCTGACGGCGACGCGCGACTATGCGATTCTGGATGAGAAGGTGCCTTACACCGTCAAACACAGCTTCGGATTCACAGAAGACACAGCAACGGTGCTGGATCATGCGAAGAAAGAGATCGAATACATTCGTTCGCACTTCCTGCACGATACGTTCCTGTCTTCCTATGGCGATGGGGACTGGGACGATACCCTGCAACCAGCCAATGCACAGCTCAAGCAGTTTATGGTGAGCAGCTGGACGGTAGCTCTGACGTATCAATCCGTCAACGTGCTGTCACAGGCTTTGAAATACAAGGATGCTTCCTTCGCTGAGGAGCTTGAAGCTCTGGCTCAGGGTATCCGTGAAGACTTCAACCGTTACATGCTGGGAACCGATGTTATTCCGGGCTTTGTGTACATGGAGGACGCGGATCAGGCGAAGCTGATGCTGCATCCGACCGATATAGAGACAGGCATTCAGTATCGCTTGCTGCCTATGACACGCAGCATGATCGGTGAATTGCTTACGGCAGAACAAGCTGAATCGCATTATGCACTGATTCGCGAGCATTTCCTGTGCCCGGATGGCGTGCGCTTGATGAATCGTCCGGCTCAGTATGCCGGCGGTGTAAGCAGCCACTTCAAGCGGGCAGAACAGGCATCCAACTTCGGACGCGAGATCGGGTTGCAGTACGTACACGCCCATATTCGTTATGTGGAAGCGATGGCCAAACTCGGTAAGACCGATCAGGTATGGAATGGACTCGCGATGATCAATCCGGTTGGAATCGGTGAGGTTGTGCCTAACGCAGAGATCCGTCAGGCCAATGCGTACTTCAGCAGTTCCGACGGCAAATTCAACACGCGTTATGAGGCGCAGGAGCATTTTGATCAATTACGCAAAGGTACCGTGCCGGTGAAGGGTGGATGGAGAATCTACTCCAGCGGCCCGGGGATCTACATGAACCAGCTGATCTCCAATGCACTCGGTATCCGTCAGGAAGGTGGAGATCTGGTCATTGACCCTGTCCTGCCAGCAGAGCTAGACGGCATGCAATTCGAGTTTGAATATGCAGGCGAACCGGTAACATTTATCTATCATCTGAACGAAGGATCGGTTAACCGCGTAACTGTGAACGGCAAGGATATCCGCACCGAAGTTACGGCGAACCGTTATCGTCGGGGCGGGGTTTGCATCTCGCTGGATGAGTTCAGACAACTGCGTACTTCGGACCGTACCATTGTTGATATTTATATGTAA
- a CDS encoding alpha/beta hydrolase, with protein MALIQCQLFAESLSMSTEITLILPEHSPLRASRNGKLPVLYLLHGRGADHSEWTRHSSIERLAEARGIAVVMPSAGRSYYMDMQQGGSYFTYISEELPAFVKSLFPISDRREDTFVTGVSMGGYGAFKLGLRFPERYAAAASLSGGLDLAGRVRGQGNFTPAEMQSIFGSPERIEGSDDDLLAVSRRMAASGMAFPQLYQCCGTEDFLYEANQTFRHTMKELDVQVTYEEEPGGHEWSYWDMKIKRVLEWLPVQV; from the coding sequence ATGGCTTTGATTCAATGCCAGTTGTTCGCTGAAAGTCTTAGCATGTCTACAGAGATCACACTTATATTGCCTGAACATTCTCCGCTGCGCGCAAGCCGGAATGGGAAACTGCCTGTCCTGTATCTGCTGCATGGACGCGGTGCGGACCACTCTGAATGGACACGGCATTCATCCATTGAACGTTTGGCCGAGGCCAGGGGAATTGCGGTTGTGATGCCATCGGCTGGACGAAGCTACTATATGGATATGCAGCAGGGTGGGTCTTATTTTACATATATAAGTGAGGAACTGCCTGCATTCGTGAAGTCACTCTTCCCCATCTCGGACCGCCGTGAAGATACATTTGTAACAGGCGTTTCGATGGGCGGGTATGGTGCATTCAAGCTGGGTCTGCGTTTTCCGGAACGCTACGCTGCCGCAGCCAGCCTCTCAGGCGGACTCGATCTGGCGGGCAGGGTACGCGGGCAGGGGAACTTCACCCCTGCAGAAATGCAGAGCATCTTCGGCAGTCCTGAGCGAATTGAGGGCAGCGATGATGATCTGCTGGCTGTTAGCCGCAGGATGGCGGCGTCGGGGATGGCGTTTCCGCAGCTGTATCAATGCTGCGGCACAGAAGATTTTCTGTACGAAGCTAACCAGACATTCCGCCATACGATGAAGGAACTGGATGTACAGGTGACCTATGAGGAAGAGCCAGGTGGCCATGAGTGGAGTTATTGGGATATGAAGATTAAGCGTGTTCTGGAATGGTTGCCGGTTCAGGTGTAG
- a CDS encoding LacI family DNA-binding transcriptional regulator translates to MATIKDVAKLAGVALSTASYALNGDSKVSAKTKAKVLEAARELNYRKNGFAMDLKRSRTNTIALILTDLSGPYYSELIRSVQDVALANGYDLIACSSMGGRDSTAVRFLREKRVDGAIVLAHNIHDDILVESAGQRFPIIVMDRHLSGDHLVNVLVDGEQGGYLATRHLINEGHRKIAYISGPSNSYDNALRYQGYLRAMQEAGLEEKSKWRLSGNFVREGGHSATKMMIMQGELPTAVFYGNDEMAIGGLKALEESGISVPNDISVIGFDDIQLSEFVRPPLTTVRQPKHEAGSLAGHLLFQMLNGEAVNPSYTLTIELVERESVRAVQAESGIQPA, encoded by the coding sequence ATGGCAACGATTAAGGATGTGGCAAAGCTGGCAGGTGTGGCACTCTCGACCGCTTCCTATGCATTAAACGGGGACAGCAAGGTTAGCGCCAAGACCAAGGCAAAAGTGCTGGAGGCAGCACGGGAACTGAATTACCGCAAAAACGGCTTTGCCATGGACCTGAAACGGAGCCGGACGAATACGATTGCGTTGATTCTGACTGATCTTTCGGGTCCGTATTACTCGGAGTTGATCCGCAGCGTCCAGGATGTGGCGCTTGCGAACGGATATGATCTGATTGCGTGCAGTTCGATGGGTGGTCGTGATTCAACTGCGGTCCGGTTTTTGCGGGAAAAGAGAGTGGATGGTGCCATTGTACTGGCACACAATATCCATGATGATATTTTGGTGGAATCTGCAGGGCAGCGTTTTCCTATTATCGTAATGGATCGTCATCTTTCGGGTGATCATCTGGTCAATGTTCTGGTTGACGGTGAACAAGGTGGATATCTGGCTACGCGTCACCTTATCAATGAGGGGCATCGGAAGATTGCCTACATTAGCGGTCCATCCAACTCCTATGATAATGCCCTGCGCTACCAGGGATATCTGAGAGCCATGCAGGAAGCGGGGCTTGAAGAGAAATCCAAATGGCGTCTGAGCGGCAATTTCGTACGTGAGGGCGGACATAGTGCAACCAAAATGATGATTATGCAGGGCGAGCTTCCAACCGCTGTATTTTACGGGAATGACGAGATGGCTATAGGTGGTTTGAAGGCACTGGAAGAGAGCGGCATATCCGTACCGAATGATATCTCGGTCATCGGGTTTGATGACATTCAGTTGTCCGAATTCGTTCGCCCTCCGCTCACCACAGTGCGGCAGCCGAAGCACGAGGCCGGCTCACTTGCAGGTCATCTGCTGTTCCAGATGCTGAACGGTGAAGCCGTGAATCCATCATATACGTTGACGATTGAGTTGGTGGAACGCGAGTCTGTACGCGCTGTGCAGGCAGAGTCGGGTATCCAGCCCGCTTAG